One genomic segment of Fervidobacterium pennivorans includes these proteins:
- a CDS encoding Do family serine endopeptidase translates to MKNSFNIKKLTLGFLLLLSVLSLAIVNADYQSPIVNVVKVAAPAVVKIDVVVQTEVYIDPFIREFYRQFFGDIPMQFEESNSVGSGFIISKEGYIVTNYHVVKGAKKITVTMLNGDVYDAQYIGGDEELDLAVLKIKPTKDLPVLEMGDSDKLQIGEWAIAIGNPLGFQHTVTVGVISATGRKIPKPDGSGYYSNLIQTDAAINPGNSGGPLLNIYGQVIGINTAIINPTQAMNIGFAIPINTAKRFINQIIATGRVEKAYLGVYVQTVTEALAKSLGLKVTKGVYVSQVEKDSPAAKAGIKEGDVIVKLNGTVVESAEELTSLVRNYTPGTKVKVTVNRAGKEITLDVTLGTLPSQNGSTTTTSKEFYGLKVSNLTADDRSTYRIPAGLKGVIVKESKNSFIKTGAVIYRISVNGYSYDIKNVNDWNKVVDNIKKGDYIGIFYYYNGVNSVFSFRYN, encoded by the coding sequence ATGAAGAACAGTTTCAACATCAAAAAACTAACCTTGGGATTTTTATTGCTTCTTTCTGTCCTTTCACTGGCGATTGTGAACGCTGATTATCAAAGTCCGATAGTGAACGTTGTTAAAGTTGCTGCCCCAGCTGTTGTAAAGATAGACGTTGTTGTACAAACAGAAGTGTATATTGACCCATTTATTAGAGAATTCTACAGGCAGTTTTTTGGAGATATACCAATGCAGTTTGAAGAATCAAACAGCGTGGGTTCTGGATTCATCATTAGCAAAGAAGGTTATATTGTAACAAATTATCACGTTGTTAAGGGCGCAAAGAAGATAACTGTCACCATGTTGAATGGCGATGTCTATGATGCTCAGTACATTGGTGGAGATGAAGAGCTCGACTTAGCCGTTTTAAAAATCAAACCAACAAAGGATTTACCAGTTCTTGAAATGGGAGATTCCGACAAACTCCAAATCGGAGAATGGGCTATCGCAATTGGTAACCCTCTTGGTTTCCAACACACAGTAACGGTTGGCGTTATATCTGCAACAGGTAGAAAGATACCAAAACCTGACGGTTCTGGATACTACTCAAACCTTATCCAAACTGATGCAGCAATTAACCCTGGTAACAGCGGCGGTCCGTTGCTCAACATTTACGGTCAGGTGATTGGAATTAACACCGCAATTATAAATCCAACACAGGCAATGAATATAGGTTTTGCGATTCCAATTAACACAGCCAAACGCTTCATTAATCAAATTATCGCAACAGGACGAGTGGAAAAAGCATACCTCGGCGTTTATGTCCAGACAGTCACAGAAGCACTTGCAAAGAGTTTAGGACTTAAGGTAACGAAAGGTGTCTATGTATCTCAAGTTGAAAAGGATTCGCCGGCCGCTAAAGCTGGTATCAAAGAGGGTGATGTCATAGTAAAACTTAACGGCACTGTTGTAGAAAGTGCTGAGGAACTAACATCTCTCGTAAGAAATTACACACCTGGAACGAAAGTAAAGGTAACTGTCAATAGGGCAGGTAAAGAAATCACATTAGATGTTACACTGGGAACACTGCCAAGTCAGAATGGCTCAACAACAACTACCTCAAAAGAATTCTACGGATTGAAAGTTTCAAACCTGACTGCAGACGATAGGTCAACGTACAGAATACCTGCAGGCTTGAAAGGAGTTATCGTAAAAGAATCTAAAAATTCTTTCATTAAAACAGGAGCTGTTATCTACCGAATTTCTGTGAACGGTTATTCGTACGATATCAAAAATGTCAATGATTGGAACAAAGTTGTAGATAACATAAAGAAAGGTGACTATATCGGTATCTTCTATTACTACAACGGCGTTAATTCTGTTTTCTCGTTCCGATATAACTGA
- a CDS encoding TIGR00269 family protein: MKCKKCSSQAVIHLRAHNIALCKEHFIEFFENRVQKGISHFKMFTKKDRILVAVSSGKDSSAVLYALKRLGYDVEGLFLKMGRHTNAAQRVVKQLEEATGVKVNIHDVTQYFGGLGTGEIAKIVKRPVCSICGIVRRHWMNRYAVENGFTVLVTGHNMDDEATFLFGNIMNWQTDYMARQWPVLEKTHEKFVRKAKPLIYVSERETYAYVFLNNIPFMEQKCPFAKGATSSMYKKHLNLLESEQPGVKHRFLFGYFEKFKDQLTKIHEVELKACSKCGYPTTEEKCQYCKLEERVASYLLSAEQNSVQEGNIEQ, from the coding sequence GTGAAGTGCAAGAAATGCTCGAGTCAAGCCGTCATCCATCTAAGAGCACATAACATAGCCCTTTGTAAAGAACACTTCATAGAGTTTTTTGAAAATCGAGTTCAAAAAGGTATTTCACACTTCAAGATGTTCACCAAAAAAGACAGAATCCTTGTAGCAGTTTCGAGTGGAAAAGATAGTTCCGCGGTTCTGTATGCTTTGAAAAGATTGGGTTACGACGTCGAAGGCTTGTTCTTAAAAATGGGCAGACATACAAATGCTGCGCAACGGGTTGTAAAACAATTAGAAGAGGCAACAGGTGTGAAAGTAAACATTCACGATGTTACCCAATACTTTGGAGGTCTCGGCACTGGCGAGATTGCCAAAATTGTTAAAAGGCCTGTTTGTAGTATTTGCGGAATCGTAAGACGCCATTGGATGAATAGATACGCTGTAGAGAATGGCTTCACTGTCTTAGTAACTGGGCATAACATGGATGATGAGGCAACATTCCTTTTTGGGAATATTATGAATTGGCAAACCGACTACATGGCAAGGCAGTGGCCTGTCCTCGAAAAAACCCACGAAAAGTTCGTAAGAAAAGCTAAGCCTTTGATTTACGTCTCGGAGAGAGAAACTTATGCTTATGTGTTTTTAAACAATATACCATTTATGGAACAAAAATGTCCGTTTGCAAAAGGCGCTACCAGTTCTATGTACAAAAAGCATCTTAATCTACTGGAATCTGAACAACCTGGTGTAAAGCATAGGTTTCTGTTCGGTTATTTCGAGAAGTTCAAAGACCAGCTAACTAAAATCCATGAAGTAGAACTTAAAGCTTGTTCAAAATGTGGATACCCAACAACTGAGGAGAAATGCCAATACTGTAAACTCGAGGAACGGGTTGCTTCATATCTCTTATCAGCAGAGCAAAATTCTGTACAGGAAGGTAATATAGAGCAGTAA
- the rodA gene encoding rod shape-determining protein RodA: MKYNSKFFKIRENEFSLLDYLLIFVVLAIMIVGILTLRSVVKDTPQQARFTKQIVWNILGIAIMLYVVFEKETRIKSYAKYIYVISVMLLVVVLIFGKTVYGARRWIDIGAFDLQPSEIFKFAVVLMLASIFSQHHKTKALILSIISVLPAGLIFLEPDLGMTLLIGFIWFSMLLASDVQKKYIFTIVGTTTAFIPFAFFFLLKDYQRVRILALFNPEEHFKEGAYNVIMSRSVIANGGVFGTGYELGTGTNMHIVPMQHTDFIFSAFAEQFGIVGSFILLGLYATILLAGLIQVGRYKDDFWEFVAIGVCSVFAFHVFENVGMNLGVLPVTGIPLPFISYGGTSTLVFSALVGLLIKARAVSKKARQVM, translated from the coding sequence TTGAAATACAACTCCAAGTTTTTCAAGATAAGGGAAAATGAATTCTCGCTACTTGATTACCTACTTATCTTTGTTGTATTAGCGATAATGATTGTTGGTATACTTACACTCAGGAGTGTCGTTAAAGACACTCCCCAACAGGCGCGCTTTACCAAACAAATCGTTTGGAACATCCTCGGTATCGCAATTATGCTTTACGTAGTATTCGAAAAAGAAACAAGAATAAAATCATATGCAAAGTATATTTACGTAATTTCGGTGATGTTGCTTGTTGTTGTCCTTATTTTTGGAAAAACTGTGTACGGTGCACGTCGATGGATTGACATAGGAGCTTTTGATTTGCAACCTTCTGAAATATTTAAATTTGCCGTAGTTTTGATGCTGGCTTCTATATTTTCACAGCATCACAAGACCAAAGCGTTGATATTGTCAATAATATCCGTTCTTCCAGCAGGGCTTATATTCTTAGAACCAGATTTGGGTATGACCTTGCTAATTGGTTTTATCTGGTTCTCTATGTTGCTCGCAAGTGACGTGCAAAAAAAGTATATTTTCACAATCGTTGGGACTACGACAGCGTTTATTCCATTTGCCTTTTTCTTTTTGCTTAAAGACTACCAACGTGTGCGAATACTCGCACTCTTTAATCCCGAAGAACACTTTAAGGAAGGTGCATACAACGTTATAATGTCGAGGTCCGTGATTGCCAACGGTGGGGTTTTCGGAACTGGCTACGAATTGGGAACAGGCACAAACATGCATATTGTCCCTATGCAACACACCGATTTCATCTTTTCGGCTTTTGCAGAGCAATTTGGTATAGTTGGCAGTTTCATCTTGCTGGGGTTATATGCTACAATATTACTGGCGGGTTTAATCCAAGTGGGACGTTATAAAGATGACTTCTGGGAATTTGTTGCAATTGGTGTGTGTTCTGTCTTTGCTTTCCACGTGTTCGAAAATGTAGGGATGAATCTTGGAGTACTCCCAGTGACCGGTATTCCTTTGCCATTTATAAGTTACGGAGGCACTTCAACGTTGGTGTTCTCCGCACTTGTAGGACTTTTGATTAAAGCCCGAGCTGTGTCTAAAAAGGCTCGCCAGGTTATGTGA
- a CDS encoding phospho-sugar mutase, with product MRDYMAEYRKWLESPYVDEKTKEELRAIEGNEEEIKERFLLDLEFGTAGLRGKIGAGTNRMNIYTVSQATQGLADYINSCGEGYAKRGVVIAYDVRRMSKEFARITAQVLAANGIQVYLFDDIRPTPVLSFAVRYLGTASGIVITASHNPPEYNGYKVYWEKGSQITDDIAKPIEENIKKITNFGMIKKIDFDEAISKGLIKIVGSEVDNAYFEKVLSLALCDDIDKNISIVYTPLHGTGGRFVRHVLDKRGFTNYFIVPEQENPDGEFPTVEYPNPEDLKAFNLALEYAKKRDADIILATDPDADRNAVMVKHNGEYIALNGNQTGALLIEYLLSQRKKKGILPKNGIIIKSIVTGDLGKLIAKTYGVETFETLTGFKNICGLENELEGKYSFQFGYEESIGYVTGDFVRDKDGVMMSMIISEMAAYYKKQGKTLIDVLELLYKTYGYYLEDNFSLVYEGLKGMEKIRRIMEVFRRRYPKEIGTLDLVKYIDYLERKVYDANGNFIGEVEKHIPASNVLRFFLSDGSWYAIRPSGTEPKLKVYIYTVDKVKEEAKKKLSVMKDAVLKIIAEA from the coding sequence ATGAGGGATTATATGGCTGAATATAGGAAGTGGCTTGAAAGTCCTTACGTTGATGAAAAGACAAAGGAAGAACTTAGAGCGATAGAGGGTAACGAAGAGGAGATAAAGGAGAGGTTCCTACTTGACTTGGAGTTTGGAACCGCAGGATTAAGGGGAAAGATAGGTGCTGGAACAAACCGTATGAACATATACACGGTTTCTCAGGCAACTCAAGGTCTTGCCGATTATATAAACAGCTGCGGAGAGGGATACGCAAAACGTGGAGTGGTAATTGCCTACGATGTGAGAAGGATGTCGAAAGAATTCGCAAGGATAACGGCACAAGTGTTGGCAGCGAATGGAATACAAGTTTACTTATTTGACGACATTAGACCAACACCGGTTCTTTCTTTTGCAGTTCGGTATCTTGGAACTGCTTCAGGTATTGTCATCACCGCAAGTCACAATCCTCCTGAATACAACGGATACAAGGTCTATTGGGAAAAAGGTTCACAGATTACCGATGATATAGCCAAACCTATTGAGGAGAATATAAAAAAGATAACGAATTTTGGTATGATAAAGAAGATAGATTTTGACGAGGCGATATCGAAAGGATTAATAAAGATAGTGGGTTCTGAAGTTGATAATGCTTATTTTGAAAAGGTACTTTCCTTGGCTCTTTGTGATGATATAGACAAAAATATATCCATTGTTTATACTCCACTTCATGGAACAGGTGGGCGATTCGTAAGGCATGTCCTTGATAAACGCGGGTTTACGAATTACTTTATCGTTCCTGAGCAAGAGAACCCAGATGGAGAGTTTCCAACAGTCGAATATCCAAATCCAGAGGACTTGAAGGCATTTAATCTTGCTCTTGAATATGCAAAAAAGAGAGATGCAGACATAATTCTTGCAACGGACCCAGATGCAGATAGGAATGCGGTTATGGTGAAACATAACGGGGAGTATATTGCGCTGAACGGTAACCAAACCGGAGCGTTGCTGATAGAATATCTGCTCTCTCAAAGAAAGAAAAAGGGGATACTCCCGAAAAACGGAATAATCATCAAATCCATAGTAACCGGCGACCTTGGTAAGCTCATCGCCAAGACATATGGTGTTGAGACATTTGAAACATTAACCGGATTCAAAAACATATGTGGGCTTGAAAATGAACTCGAAGGTAAGTATTCTTTCCAGTTCGGATATGAAGAGAGCATAGGGTATGTTACTGGAGATTTTGTTAGGGACAAAGACGGTGTGATGATGTCGATGATAATTTCAGAAATGGCTGCGTATTACAAAAAGCAAGGCAAAACTCTTATAGATGTTCTTGAGTTGCTGTACAAGACCTACGGTTACTATCTTGAAGACAACTTTTCTTTGGTGTACGAAGGGCTTAAAGGTATGGAAAAAATCAGACGCATCATGGAAGTCTTTAGAAGGAGGTATCCAAAAGAAATTGGAACGTTGGATTTGGTTAAATACATTGACTATTTGGAGCGAAAGGTGTACGATGCGAATGGAAACTTCATCGGGGAAGTTGAAAAGCATATCCCCGCTTCAAATGTACTTAGGTTCTTCCTCAGTGATGGTTCGTGGTATGCGATAAGACCATCTGGAACTGAGCCAAAATTGAAGGTGTATATCTATACAGTTGATAAAGTAAAAGAGGAAGCAAAAAAGAAACTTTCTGTAATGAAGGATGCTGTATTGAAAATCATAGCTGAGGCATAA
- a CDS encoding SIMPL domain-containing protein (The SIMPL domain is named for its presence in mouse protein SIMPL (signalling molecule that associates with mouse pelle-like kinase). Bacterial member BP26, from Brucella, was shown to assemble into a channel-like structure, while YggE from E. coli has been associated with resistance to oxidative stress.), translated as MRRSEGNTEKVQPIVVASFVLGVTFVVGMAVFGYFFYISKLPQKTLSVTGSARELVVSDIARWSSSYSVKVSEPKLNQGFRLMKEYEKRVLEAFKKYGIADEEISLSAISVTELYMEPGQATERQYVLTQHIDVQTSDVSGIAEKVKNITQEILDLGVAFQANPVEYYYSKLAEKRVQLLSSAVRDARRRAEEIAKSGGLRIGKVISAKSGVVQVLAPNSVEISDYGTYDTSTKEKEIMVTVNITFEAK; from the coding sequence ATGAGAAGGAGCGAAGGGAACACCGAAAAGGTGCAGCCAATTGTAGTGGCTTCATTTGTTTTAGGTGTGACTTTTGTTGTTGGTATGGCTGTCTTCGGTTACTTTTTCTATATTTCAAAATTACCACAAAAGACACTGTCCGTAACGGGAAGTGCAAGGGAACTGGTTGTTTCAGATATTGCGAGGTGGTCGTCAAGCTATTCGGTTAAAGTATCAGAACCCAAATTAAACCAGGGGTTTAGGTTGATGAAGGAATACGAAAAGAGGGTTTTGGAGGCTTTTAAAAAGTATGGCATAGCTGATGAAGAAATTTCATTATCGGCGATAAGTGTGACAGAGCTTTATATGGAACCGGGGCAGGCAACGGAAAGACAATACGTTTTAACACAGCATATCGATGTTCAAACAAGCGATGTCAGCGGTATAGCTGAAAAAGTTAAGAATATCACTCAAGAAATCTTAGACCTCGGTGTAGCATTTCAAGCAAACCCTGTAGAATACTACTATTCAAAGCTTGCTGAGAAACGTGTTCAACTGCTTTCAAGTGCTGTTAGAGATGCCAGAAGAAGGGCTGAAGAGATTGCGAAGAGTGGAGGCTTGAGAATAGGCAAGGTAATAAGTGCAAAAAGTGGAGTGGTTCAGGTGCTTGCGCCAAATAGTGTTGAGATTAGCGACTACGGAACTTATGATACATCTACGAAGGAAAAAGAAATAATGGTCACAGTTAATATCACGTTTGAGGCGAAATGA
- the def gene encoding peptide deformylase, whose amino-acid sequence MKVRILGDPVLRKKAQPVTDFAQVRAILEEFKMTMYAEDGVGLAAPQVGISLRFFGMDDGSGFKMIVNPEIIEHSDEKELGEEGCLSIPGVFADVWRYKWVRVRYQDEHGVYHEELLEGYPARIFQHEYDHLDGVLFIDHLDTKTRTALAQQLKKIMEERRKEMMK is encoded by the coding sequence GTGAAGGTCAGAATTTTAGGTGATCCTGTTTTGAGAAAAAAAGCACAACCTGTGACAGATTTTGCTCAAGTTCGTGCTATCTTGGAGGAATTCAAGATGACCATGTATGCAGAAGATGGTGTGGGGCTTGCTGCACCACAGGTAGGTATATCTCTCAGATTTTTCGGTATGGATGACGGAAGTGGATTTAAGATGATTGTTAATCCTGAGATTATAGAACACTCTGACGAGAAAGAACTCGGTGAAGAAGGTTGTTTGAGCATCCCTGGGGTCTTTGCCGATGTGTGGAGATATAAATGGGTGCGGGTGCGATACCAAGATGAGCATGGAGTGTATCATGAAGAACTTTTGGAAGGTTACCCTGCTCGTATATTCCAACATGAATATGACCATCTTGATGGTGTATTGTTTATCGACCATCTCGATACGAAAACGCGGACAGCACTCGCACAACAGTTGAAAAAGATAATGGAAGAAAGAAGAAAAGAAATGATGAAATAA
- the surE gene encoding 5'/3'-nucleotidase SurE has translation MNILLVNDDGVTAPGILCAARYLSKEHHVIVSAPESEQSAVGHGITLRFPLWARKLDINEPFEMYAVSGTPADCVKIGLDVIYKEKGITPDVVISGINRGENLGTDVVYSGTVSGALEGAIAGIPSIAISVADFKDPLYDTAAKFLVKFLREFDLKLIPKFTALNINVPSIPYEEVKGWKLTRQSKRRYEDYFEKRIDPSGREYYWMLGDIIEDDPDPKADYKALQEGYISVTPITIFMTNEKLLEELEGIYGEGQNFR, from the coding sequence ATGAACATACTACTTGTAAACGATGACGGTGTCACTGCTCCAGGTATACTGTGTGCCGCACGGTATTTAAGTAAGGAACACCATGTAATCGTGAGTGCCCCCGAATCTGAGCAAAGCGCAGTTGGACACGGCATAACACTTAGATTTCCATTATGGGCAAGGAAATTGGATATAAACGAACCATTTGAGATGTATGCAGTTTCAGGGACACCTGCTGACTGTGTGAAAATAGGTTTGGATGTGATTTATAAAGAAAAAGGAATTACCCCGGATGTTGTCATAAGCGGAATTAACCGAGGAGAAAACTTAGGAACTGATGTGGTTTATTCCGGAACAGTGAGTGGGGCTCTTGAAGGAGCGATTGCTGGTATACCTTCTATAGCTATTTCTGTAGCTGATTTTAAAGACCCCCTTTACGATACAGCAGCAAAGTTTCTTGTGAAATTTTTGAGAGAATTTGACCTAAAACTCATCCCTAAATTTACAGCTCTAAACATAAACGTTCCTTCGATACCTTACGAAGAAGTCAAGGGATGGAAGCTTACAAGACAGAGCAAACGCAGATACGAAGATTATTTCGAAAAGCGTATAGACCCTTCCGGGCGTGAGTATTACTGGATGCTTGGTGATATAATAGAGGATGACCCGGACCCTAAGGCAGATTATAAAGCGTTGCAAGAAGGGTACATATCTGTAACACCGATAACGATATTTATGACGAACGAAAAATTGCTTGAAGAACTGGAGGGAATTTACGGTGAAGGTCAGAATTTTAGGTGA
- the ispG gene encoding flavodoxin-dependent (E)-4-hydroxy-3-methylbut-2-enyl-diphosphate synthase, giving the protein MKVGKVVKTLITKRISRTVRVGNLIIGGDASIIIQSMTNTDTKDVEATVKQIKTLVDAGCEIVRISLPDLESARKVGVIKERLRELNAEVPLVGDIHFDYRIALEAIKHGIDKIRINPGNIGSESKVAEVVKAAKERGIPIRVGANSGSLPKDLEHLPPAQALAEAALREVRILEKHGFEDIVISVKSSDVIETIESNRYVAKIVDYPLHVGVTEAGTLYNSLIKSSIAIGTLILEGIVDTLRISIAGDPLNEVIAAKKLLTALHLRKGPNVVACPTCARTVFDVEAVALEVEKLVADVQEDITISVLGCVVNGIGEGKDADVGIAGVKDGVVVFYRGKIIGTYKFDEGLIKLKELINQILADRKDKTC; this is encoded by the coding sequence ATGAAAGTCGGAAAGGTTGTGAAAACATTGATAACTAAGAGAATATCAAGGACGGTAAGGGTTGGAAATCTTATTATCGGCGGGGATGCTTCGATAATTATACAATCAATGACAAATACTGATACAAAGGATGTTGAAGCTACGGTAAAGCAAATAAAAACTCTTGTTGATGCCGGATGTGAAATTGTTAGAATATCTCTCCCAGACCTGGAAAGTGCGCGTAAAGTTGGTGTCATTAAAGAGAGACTGAGAGAACTAAATGCCGAAGTCCCGTTGGTTGGCGATATACATTTTGACTACAGGATAGCATTGGAGGCTATAAAACATGGTATCGATAAGATAAGAATCAACCCTGGCAATATAGGGAGCGAATCGAAAGTTGCTGAAGTAGTTAAAGCCGCAAAGGAACGAGGTATACCGATAAGAGTTGGAGCAAACAGTGGGTCTTTGCCTAAGGATTTAGAGCATTTACCACCTGCACAAGCCTTAGCAGAAGCTGCACTTAGGGAAGTTAGGATATTAGAAAAACATGGATTTGAAGATATCGTTATATCTGTGAAGAGCTCTGATGTGATTGAAACTATAGAGTCTAACAGATATGTGGCTAAGATTGTAGATTATCCACTTCATGTTGGTGTAACTGAAGCAGGTACGCTTTACAACTCGCTCATAAAATCATCCATCGCTATTGGAACATTGATACTTGAAGGCATAGTGGATACATTAAGAATCTCGATTGCTGGAGACCCGTTGAACGAAGTAATTGCGGCAAAGAAATTATTGACAGCACTTCACTTAAGAAAAGGTCCAAACGTAGTTGCCTGTCCTACTTGTGCAAGGACCGTTTTTGATGTTGAAGCTGTTGCTTTGGAAGTGGAGAAACTTGTGGCTGATGTGCAGGAAGATATAACAATTTCTGTTTTAGGTTGTGTGGTAAATGGAATAGGTGAGGGGAAGGACGCCGATGTTGGAATTGCTGGTGTTAAGGATGGGGTTGTGGTTTTCTACAGAGGAAAGATAATAGGGACTTACAAATTTGACGAAGGTCTGATAAAATTAAAGGAATTGATAAATCAAATTTTGGCGGACAGAAAAGATAAAACGTGTTAA
- a CDS encoding M50 family metallopeptidase — MSLLVNIIAFILVFIFIVVVHEFGHYLFAVLFGVKVHEFAIGFGPAIYRKKGKKTDFRINVFPLGGYVRLKGEDPQEQEDPDSLYGVAAWKRFLIVLAGPVFSILAGYLLFVLIISIWGYTPIIIDKVLPGSPAEQAGLQANDIVLKLNGKYVFDTMDMTSIIRKGKPLTLEVLRKDARITARVTPVLTQKEYFLYLKDVKGNIGGKVESVNNISFERYMERYTKEYVTIKSELGELKGLIDNVSEIPQRYAIGIYYGQFSNVFAKDNEIFSKGDTLSEVEGMKVESTTDLMDIVTALGLKSDEIYLRIKGNEVEQVIRPLPAKVKISYISKNGTQKEITISKEKLLSVLSIPGVFEMKAPKMKPRGFEAIFVAIARSNRLALYIWKTLPGVFVGRNIQDVSGPVGVVQVIGQAVQFGLETVLIVVAVITINLGIFNLFPLPALDGGRIIFALVEMISRKKINRNVENLIHTIGFFLLLGFLFFMTFVDISRFFVR; from the coding sequence ATGAGCTTGCTTGTTAATATCATCGCTTTCATTTTAGTTTTCATCTTTATCGTAGTTGTTCACGAGTTTGGTCATTATCTTTTTGCAGTACTGTTTGGTGTTAAAGTTCATGAGTTTGCAATCGGTTTTGGACCGGCGATTTACAGAAAGAAAGGGAAAAAGACAGATTTCAGAATAAATGTTTTCCCGCTTGGTGGATACGTCAGACTAAAGGGTGAAGACCCTCAAGAACAAGAGGACCCTGATTCACTTTACGGAGTTGCAGCATGGAAGCGATTTTTAATTGTGCTTGCGGGACCTGTCTTTTCGATTTTGGCAGGTTATTTGCTATTTGTATTGATAATTTCCATATGGGGATACACTCCGATAATAATAGATAAAGTCCTCCCTGGTTCACCAGCCGAACAGGCAGGACTTCAAGCAAACGATATAGTTTTAAAACTCAACGGAAAGTATGTTTTCGATACGATGGATATGACCAGCATTATACGAAAAGGTAAACCACTAACACTTGAAGTGCTTAGAAAAGACGCTCGAATAACTGCAAGAGTGACACCGGTACTTACTCAAAAAGAATACTTCTTGTACTTGAAGGATGTTAAGGGGAATATAGGAGGTAAAGTGGAAAGTGTCAACAACATTTCTTTTGAGAGATATATGGAAAGGTATACAAAGGAGTATGTGACAATAAAATCGGAATTAGGAGAACTAAAAGGATTGATAGATAACGTATCAGAAATTCCGCAAAGATATGCAATAGGGATTTACTATGGCCAGTTTTCTAATGTATTTGCCAAGGATAATGAGATATTTTCAAAAGGTGATACGTTATCTGAGGTTGAAGGTATGAAAGTTGAGTCAACAACGGATTTGATGGATATAGTAACAGCGTTGGGTCTAAAATCTGATGAGATTTATCTTCGAATCAAAGGGAATGAAGTTGAACAGGTTATAAGACCTTTACCAGCTAAAGTAAAAATTAGTTATATTTCAAAAAACGGTACTCAAAAGGAAATCACAATTTCGAAAGAAAAACTTCTAAGTGTTCTTTCTATTCCCGGAGTATTTGAAATGAAAGCACCTAAAATGAAACCTCGAGGTTTTGAAGCTATTTTTGTAGCAATAGCCCGAAGCAACAGACTAGCATTGTACATTTGGAAAACGTTACCTGGGGTTTTTGTAGGCAGAAACATTCAGGATGTTTCGGGACCTGTTGGCGTTGTTCAAGTCATTGGACAAGCTGTGCAATTTGGTTTGGAGACAGTGCTAATAGTCGTTGCGGTGATAACAATAAACTTAGGTATATTCAATCTTTTCCCACTTCCGGCTTTAGACGGTGGCAGGATTATATTTGCGCTCGTTGAGATGATATCAAGAAAGAAGATAAACAGAAACGTTGAAAACCTTATACATACAATTGGTTTCTTCTTGCTCCTAGGATTCCTGTTCTTTATGACCTTCGTCGACATAAGTAGATTCTTTGTGAGATGA